In Hyphomicrobiales bacterium, a single window of DNA contains:
- a CDS encoding fumarylacetoacetate hydrolase family protein has protein sequence MNLLFPAQASVTLPVTGTAQRFPLHRIYCVGRNYNEHVVEMGGVAGRDPPFFFSKPNDAIVLDGRFPYPPMSRDVHHEIELVVALGPDTKICGYAVGIDFTRRDLQAEAKKLGRAWDTAKAFDFSAPVSAITPRTDMLSSGAIWLDVNGTRRQTGNLRDMIWNVQEIIDSLGEYFILKPGDIIFTGTPAGVGAVQKGDRLSGGIEGVGDISVVVT, from the coding sequence ATGAACCTGCTTTTCCCCGCACAGGCCTCCGTGACACTGCCTGTCACTGGCACGGCACAGCGCTTTCCGCTGCATCGCATTTATTGCGTGGGCCGCAACTACAATGAGCACGTGGTCGAGATGGGCGGCGTGGCAGGGCGCGATCCGCCCTTCTTCTTCTCCAAGCCCAACGACGCCATCGTGCTTGATGGACGCTTTCCCTATCCGCCCATGAGCCGCGATGTGCATCACGAGATCGAACTGGTGGTGGCGCTAGGTCCGGACACGAAAATCTGCGGCTATGCCGTCGGCATCGACTTCACCCGCCGTGACCTGCAGGCCGAGGCAAAGAAGCTGGGACGGGCCTGGGACACGGCCAAGGCCTTCGACTTCTCCGCCCCCGTCAGCGCCATCACGCCGCGCACCGATATGCTCTCGTCCGGCGCCATCTGGCTCGACGTCAACGGCACGCGGCGGCAGACGGGCAATCTTCGCGACATGATCTGGAACGTGCAGGAAATCATCGACTCGCTCGGCGAGTACTTCATCCTGAAGCCCGGCGACATCATCTTCACCGGAACCCCTGCAGGCGTGGGCGCGGTGCAGAAGGGCGACAGGCTCAGCGGCGGCATCGAAGGCGTGGGCGACATCAGCGTCGTCGTCACGTGA
- a CDS encoding EamA family transporter, translating to MSTTVFLLVLFAAFLHAAWNVQVKLNLDRFLGLFLIQTGMGFFGLAMLAVTGMPNSTGLIYGIVSGFLHTGYNLFLARSYRTGDLSLVYPLARGGAPFLTLLGTSILMHDVPTPLATAGIVVLLIGLLLAGLSGLRRANVDRQTLFFAGGTAVFIAVYTVVDGLGGRVSGDPIAYAGFVFVLDGLFLFVTGLMMRGPVILTHVLPHWKKGLFGAAASSLAYAIVIWAMAQAPIATVAALRETSIIFALVMSARLLKETLTIQRVAGALLIAAGAILLRIG from the coding sequence TTGAGCACCACCGTCTTCCTTCTCGTCCTGTTTGCGGCCTTCCTGCACGCGGCCTGGAACGTTCAGGTCAAGCTCAACCTTGACCGCTTCCTGGGACTGTTCCTGATCCAGACGGGCATGGGCTTCTTCGGCCTCGCCATGCTGGCGGTGACGGGCATGCCGAACAGCACGGGCCTCATCTACGGCATCGTTTCGGGCTTCCTCCATACGGGCTACAACCTCTTCCTGGCGCGCAGCTACAGAACGGGCGACCTCAGCCTCGTCTATCCGCTGGCGCGAGGTGGTGCGCCTTTCCTGACGCTGCTCGGCACATCGATTCTCATGCACGACGTGCCGACACCGCTGGCCACGGCGGGGATCGTGGTGCTGCTCATCGGCCTGCTGCTCGCGGGTCTTTCCGGGCTCCGGCGCGCCAACGTGGACCGCCAGACGCTGTTCTTCGCAGGTGGCACGGCCGTCTTCATCGCCGTCTATACCGTGGTCGATGGCCTGGGGGGCCGCGTTTCGGGCGATCCCATCGCCTATGCCGGCTTTGTCTTCGTGCTGGATGGGCTGTTCCTGTTCGTGACCGGCCTGATGATGCGCGGACCCGTCATCCTCACCCATGTGCTGCCGCACTGGAAGAAGGGCCTGTTCGGGGCCGCGGCCTCGTCTCTCGCCTATGCCATCGTCATCTGGGCCATGGCGCAGGCGCCGATCGCCACGGTGGCGGCGCTCCGCGAAACCAGCATCATCTTCGCGCTTGTCATGTCGGCGCGGCTGCTCAAGGAAACCCTCACCATTCAGCGCGTGGCGGGCGCCCTGCTCATCGCCGCGGGCGCAATCCTGCTCCGCATCGGCTGA
- a CDS encoding DMT family transporter: protein MGAMATFTVLDTSAKYAAQSLPVLVGVFFRYVIGLLLASVIIWRAGGFSLLVTRHPYLQILRGLLLLGSTACNFTAMSHLQLAQTAAINFTLPLWVCAISVPLLGEHVGLRRWMAVLVGFVGVMVIMRPGSMDFHWAMMISLMSALFGALYNIATRKVGGSDGTQTSLFYVGLVGSLGASLPLVHAWQTPEGWQWLPLVLMGLAGTAGHSMLIKAHRLAPASAIAPFIYTQIVWMTISGAFVFGQFPDRWTLLGAVIVVGSGAYVFARERKKGVTTAQDATPED from the coding sequence ATGGGCGCCATGGCCACCTTCACCGTGCTGGACACATCCGCGAAATACGCCGCCCAGAGCCTTCCCGTCCTCGTCGGCGTTTTCTTCCGCTATGTGATCGGGCTGCTGCTGGCCTCCGTCATCATCTGGCGCGCCGGCGGGTTTTCTCTCCTCGTCACCCGCCACCCTTATCTCCAGATCCTGCGTGGACTGCTGTTGCTGGGCTCGACGGCGTGCAACTTCACCGCCATGTCTCACCTGCAACTGGCGCAGACGGCGGCGATCAACTTCACCTTGCCGCTCTGGGTCTGCGCCATTTCCGTGCCGCTGCTGGGCGAACATGTGGGCCTGCGCCGCTGGATGGCGGTGCTGGTGGGTTTCGTGGGCGTGATGGTGATCATGCGGCCCGGCTCCATGGATTTCCATTGGGCCATGATGATTTCGCTGATGAGCGCCTTGTTCGGGGCGCTCTACAACATCGCCACCCGCAAGGTGGGTGGCAGCGACGGAACGCAGACGTCGCTCTTCTATGTGGGGCTCGTCGGATCGTTGGGCGCGTCACTTCCGCTCGTGCATGCCTGGCAGACGCCGGAGGGATGGCAATGGCTGCCGCTGGTGCTCATGGGACTTGCAGGAACGGCAGGCCACTCCATGCTGATCAAGGCGCATCGCCTCGCACCTGCCTCGGCAATTGCACCCTTCATCTATACGCAGATCGTCTGGATGACCATCTCCGGTGCCTTCGTCTTCGGCCAGTTCCCCGACCGCTGGACGCTGCTCGGCGCCGTCATCGTCGTCGGCAGCGGCGCTTACGTCTTTGCCCGCGAACGCAAGAAGGGCGTGACGACCGCGCAGGACGCCACGCCCGAGGATTGA
- a CDS encoding aldehyde dehydrogenase family protein — protein sequence MLHKNFIAGEWVEGKSAKDNINPSDVSDVVGTYAQADKAQALAAIAAAKAALPGWAGTTPQQRADILEAIGVELLARKEEIGKLLAREEGKPLMNGIMETARAAQIFKFFAQEALRVDGVAVPSVRPGVDITITREPVGVVGLICPWNFPIAIPAWKIAPALAYGNTVVFKPADLVPGCAWALTEIASRAGLPKGVLNLVMGRGSEVGQAMLDSRDVNAISFTGSVQTGARVAQSCAARGAKFQLEMGGKNPLVVLNDANLDAAVAGAVDGAFFQTGQRCTASSRLIVESKIHDAFVEKVVTAIKALKVDHALKDGTQIGPVVDESQLKQDEMYIDIGRKEAELAWGGERLNRDTKGHFLSPALIINTRNDMRINREEVFGPVASVIKVESYDEALAVANDTDFGLSSGIYTNSLKAATDFRKKSQAGMVMVNLPTAGVDYHVPFGGRKGSSFGPREQGRYAAEFYTSVKTAYIAG from the coding sequence ATGCTGCACAAGAACTTCATTGCCGGTGAATGGGTCGAGGGCAAATCGGCCAAGGACAACATCAACCCGTCGGACGTGAGCGATGTGGTGGGCACCTATGCCCAGGCCGACAAGGCGCAGGCGCTCGCTGCCATTGCCGCCGCCAAGGCGGCACTTCCCGGTTGGGCCGGAACCACGCCGCAGCAGCGCGCCGACATCCTGGAAGCCATCGGCGTCGAACTCCTTGCCCGCAAGGAGGAGATCGGCAAGCTGCTCGCCCGCGAGGAAGGCAAGCCGCTGATGAACGGCATCATGGAAACGGCGCGCGCCGCGCAGATCTTCAAGTTCTTCGCCCAGGAAGCTCTCCGCGTCGATGGCGTGGCGGTGCCCTCGGTGCGGCCCGGCGTCGATATCACCATCACGCGCGAACCTGTGGGCGTCGTCGGCCTCATCTGCCCGTGGAACTTCCCTATCGCCATTCCCGCCTGGAAGATCGCGCCGGCGCTGGCCTATGGCAACACCGTGGTCTTCAAGCCCGCCGATCTCGTGCCGGGCTGCGCCTGGGCGCTCACCGAAATCGCCTCGCGCGCGGGCCTGCCCAAGGGCGTGCTCAACCTCGTCATGGGCCGCGGTTCCGAAGTGGGCCAGGCCATGCTGGACTCGCGTGACGTGAACGCCATTTCCTTCACCGGGTCGGTGCAGACGGGGGCGCGCGTGGCGCAGTCTTGCGCGGCGCGCGGCGCCAAGTTCCAGCTGGAGATGGGCGGCAAGAATCCGCTCGTCGTTCTCAACGATGCCAACCTCGATGCCGCCGTCGCCGGCGCCGTTGATGGCGCCTTCTTCCAGACGGGCCAGCGCTGCACGGCCTCTTCGCGCCTCATTGTCGAGAGCAAGATCCACGATGCCTTCGTCGAGAAGGTCGTCACCGCCATCAAGGCGCTGAAGGTCGATCATGCGCTCAAGGACGGCACGCAGATCGGCCCGGTGGTCGATGAATCGCAGTTGAAGCAGGACGAGATGTATATCGACATCGGCCGCAAGGAAGCCGAACTCGCCTGGGGCGGCGAGCGCCTGAACCGCGACACCAAGGGTCACTTCCTCTCGCCCGCGCTCATCATCAACACCCGCAACGACATGCGCATCAACCGCGAGGAAGTGTTCGGCCCCGTGGCTTCGGTGATCAAGGTCGAGAGCTACGACGAGGCGCTGGCCGTGGCCAACGACACGGACTTCGGCCTCTCGTCGGGCATCTATACAAATTCGCTCAAGGCGGCGACGGACTTCCGCAAGAAGTCACAGGCCGGCATGGTGATGGTGAACCTGCCGACGGCGGGCGTCGACTATCACGTGCCGTTCGGCGGCCGCAAAGGCTCAAGTTTCGGCCCGCGCGAACAGGGCCGCTACGCCGCGGAATTCTACACCTCGGTGAAGACGGCCTACATCGCAGGCTAA